Proteins co-encoded in one Pieris napi chromosome 10, ilPieNapi1.2, whole genome shotgun sequence genomic window:
- the LOC125052861 gene encoding tectonin beta-propeller repeat-containing protein isoform X1: MSSNSLLFSINNEGKVYALPTNGSCWREFMYLGLEFKTLSAVPHFLWAVGGDRQIYLHVHGLEIPIRVKEESYENERWLPLEGFSGRLLPTDRYHFSSQDGTKDRSIDCIRLPSMAWQWEGDWQLELTLDGQPLDHDGWSYAVDFPAQFGPVKQWKSCVRRRKWIRYRKFSAMNSWCAIAPLHKDPTQEPFIDVSIGGNQIPYAAPGTLAVWAITAQGRVMYRAGVSTTSPEGLKWINVSIPPNCDIKQISVGPSGLVWALLWSGRAIVRKGISKDCPTGEAWLEVKSPNETKLTVVSVGRNVVWAVSADTRVWFRKGIDGNASGCSEMAAMGNGWLEINGNMVHISVGINDQVFAIGGSNKSVYWRSGINANELTGKRWRMVQANMQVSRTSSATSIVSSASNQKHQSLSLLNENTPELKSNINLRNSWEESHSAPIENTLPLKPSKELKQKISMNVENMDMTGKSYETTLKNPRAWSPVRSVGSVVGMEAQPDSDSSVFDLDSGMFFDEEVSQTAWGTCDVAWSFVAAGACSLDSVQPPHWFSDSQNVHNTDIVAKWRLQILDELKTRNNSLSIDVTKFGIAIEEKGWTRSCESRIVNYNNTSEDCIISLYWHASENTGTLSVFQPDGTIKFIFNLSEVTSITSCSEPGSPRVSLTIPNQSSQILKIQFISEMEQEEWLNVLVDIISQIYGHSGRPSESSVWVVTNSGDVLNWDPAPALLTAEKSAGNYTKEFQLFGKDIQKGYTCMLYNNFPPGSTLKVAGCLFDDINRFHINLQGPEIVKQTHKIETEVTEIPFHLNMRFEEGAVVCNTKKSGHWGPEERYQLPLIPGQEFTIKILCDTAGFTVTVNDKHFCFFKHRLSPENITSVNIFGPLKLFNMEYSSTSIIIGPDEMFWKMIGGYLRKVECCANNIVWGLSHDHRAWVYTGGWGGGPLKGLGSTDGIHAMTDTQTYCIYENQRWNPLSGYTSTGLPTDRYMWSDITGKHKRTREHTKLLNRHWHWISEWMIDYNTPGGVDSDGWQYATDFPAPYHGKKIFTDCVRRRRWYRKAQINTEGPWIRAGSTALLDLSLWAGNDKDVSVWAVTLGGEVIYKTGVTAATPVGNHWEHINSPQALVAISVCNNIIWVVGRKAELYYRDGITKENPAGTSWRLIEAPKGSIGGSHKSGAGAKMVSLSSTSAWVLLTNGGLAVRTDISPLEPCGKHWKYITDCDVTYKHVSCKDQEVWAVRSDGSLHRRLGLTTDNVLGVAWQLILNVPCVYVSVRGS, translated from the exons ATGTCGAGCAACTCCCTTTTATTTTCCATAAATAATGAGGGAAAGGTATATGCTCTTCCTACTAATGGATCCTGTTGGAGAGAATTCATGTATTTAGGTTTGGAGTTCAAAACGCTATCAGCTGTGCCCCATTTTTTATGGGCTGTAGGAGGTGATCggcaaatatatttacatgttCATGGCTTAGAGATTCCAATAAGAGTCAAAGAAGAGTCATATGAAAATGAGCGTTGGCTGCCCTTGGAGGGATTTAGTGGCCGGCTATTGCCTACAGATCGCTATCACTTTTCGTCTCAAGATGGTACAAAAGACAGATCTATTGACTGTATTCGATTACCATCAATGGCTTGGCAATGGGAAGGAGATTGGCAATTGGAGTTAACCTTAGATGGTCAGCCTCTAGATCATGATGGGTGGAGTTATGCTGTCGACTTTCCTGCTCAATTTGGACCAGTTAAGCAATGGAAGTCTTGTGTCCGCAGGCGAAAATGGATAAGGTACAGAAAGTTTAGTGCTATGAATTCTTGGTGTGCAATAGCACCATTACACAAAGATCCAACTCAGGAACCTTTCATTGATGTGAGTATTGGTGGTAATCAAATACCCTATGCTGCCCCTGGCACTCTCGCTGTTTGGGCCATAACTGCTCAAGGTAGAGTTATGTACAGAGCAGGAGTAAGTACTACCTCACCAGAAGGATTAAAATGGATAAATGTAAGTATTCCACCAAACTgtgatataaaacaaatttctgTAGGCCCATCTGGCTTAGTTTGGGCTTTGTTATGGTCTGGCAGAGCAATAGTACGTAAAGGTATTAGCAAAGATTGTCCAACAGGTGAAGCTTGGTTAGAAGTGAAATCACCTAATGAGACAAAGTTAACTGTTGTGTCTGTTGGACGAAATGTTGTGTGGGCAGTAAGTGCGGACACAAGAGTATGGTTTAGGAAAGGAATAGATGGAAATGCTTCAGGATGTTCAGAAATGGCTGCTATGGGTAATGGGTGGTTAGAAATAAATGGAAATATGGTACACATTTCAGTGGGAATAAATGACCAAGTATTTGCAATTGGAGGATCAAACAAAAGTGTTTATTGGAGAAGTGGAATTAATGCTAATGAGCTGACAGGCAAGAGATGGAGAATGGTGCAAGCCAATATGCAAGTTAGTCGAACATCAAGTGCTACTAGTATAGTGTCTTCAGCATCAAATCAGAAACACCAAAGTTTAAGTTTACTTAATGAAAACACTCCAGAACTGAAGTCCAATATAAATTTACGGAATTCATGGGAGGAATCACACTCTGCCCCAATAGAAAATACCCTACCTCTTAAACCCTCAAAGgaattaaagcaaaaaattagCATGAATGTAGAAAATATGGATATGACCGGTAAAAGTTACGAGACTACCTTAAAAAATCCTAGAGCTTGGAGCCCAGTTCGAAGTGTGGGCTCCGTTGTTGGAATGGAGGCACAACCAGACAGTGACAGTAGTGTTTTTGACCTTGATTCTGGGATGTTTTTTGATGAAGAAGTCAGCCAAACTGCATGGGGAACCTGTGATGTGGCTTGGAGTTTTGTTGCAGCTGGTGCATGCTCTCTTGATTCAGTACAACCACCTCATTGGTTCAGTGATTCTCAAAATGTACATAATACTGACATAGTAGCTAAATGGAGATTGCAAATATTAGATGAATTAAAAACTAGAAATAACAGTTTAAGTATAGATGTTACCAAATTTGGTATAGCTATTGAAGAAAAAGGTTGGACCCGTAGTTGTGAGTCAAGAATAGTTAACTATAATAACACTAGTGAGGATTGTATAATATCTCTTTATTGGCATGCTTCTGAAAATACGGGAACACTGTCAGTTTTCCAACCTGATGgtactattaaatttatatttaatctcAGTGAAGTAACTAGTATTACATCTTGTTCTGAACCAGGTAGTCCTCGAGTTTCTCTAACAATACCCAACCAAAGCagtcaaatattaaaaattcaatttatctCAGAAATGGAACAAGAAGAATGGCTCAATGTATTAGTAGATATTATATCTCAGATTTATGGACACTCAGGAAGACCATCAGAAAGTTCAGTGTGGGTAGTTACAAATTCAGGAGATGTATTGAACTGGGATCCTGCTCCAGCACTTTTAACCGCTGAAAAAAGTGCTGGTAATTATACAAAAGAATTTCAGCTGTTTGGTAAAGACATACAAAAGGGATACACATGTATGTTGTACAATAATTTTCCTCCTGGTAGTACTTTAAAAGTCGCAGGTTGTTTGTTTGACGACATTAAcagatttcatataaatttacaagGTCCAGAAATAGTAAAGCAGACACATAAAATTGAAACTGAAGTAACTGAAATTCCATTCCATTTAAACATGCGATTTGAAGAGGGTGCTGTTGTTTGCAACACAAAAAAATCTGGTCACTGGGGACCAGAAGAACGGTATCAACTTCCTTTAATTCCTGGTCAAGAATTTACCATAAAGATTTTATGTGATACAGCTGGATTTACTGTCACTGTGAATgataaacatttttgtttctttaaacaTAGATTAAGCCCTGAAAACATAACAtctgttaatatttttggtcCTTTGAAATTGTTCAATATGGAATATTCTTCAACAAGTATCATTATTGGCCCTGACGAAATGTTTTGGAAAATGATTGGTGGCTATTTAAGAAAAGTAGAATGTTGtgcaaataatattgtttgggGACTATCTCATGATCATAGAGCATGGGTGTATACGGGCGGTTGGGGTGGTGGACCCTTAAAAG GCCTTGGTAGTACAGATGGAATACACGCTATGACAGACACGCaaacatattgtatatatgAAAATCAGAGGTGGAATCCTTTATCTGGGTACACTTCTACGGGCCTACCGACTGATCGCTACATGTGGAGTGACATAACAGGCAAACATAAACGAACCAGGGAGCACACGAAATTGTTAAATCGTCACTGGCATTGG ATTTCAGAATGGATGATAGACTACAACACACCAGGTGGGGTTGATAGTGATGGATGGCAATATGCCACAGATTTTCCGGCGCCCTATCACGGGAAGAAAATCTTTACAGATTGTGTACGACGACGCCGTTGGTATAGAAAGGCACAAATTAATACAGAAGGCCCTTGGATTCGCGCTGGATCCACTGCATTACTAGATTTATCACTGTGG GCTGGCAATGATAAGGACGTATCGGTTTGGGCTGTAACTCTAGGCGGtgaagttatatataaaaccgGAGTCACTGCAGCTACACCTGTt GGGAATCATTGGGAACACATCAACAGCCCACAGGCTCTAGTCGCTATAAGTGTTTGCAACAACATTATTTGGGTGGTGGGGAGGAAAGCAGAACTTTACTATAGAGATGGAATCACCAAAGAGAACCCCGCAGGAACAAGTTGGAGGCTTATAGAAGCACCTAAGGGCAGTATTGGGGGTAGTCATAAATCGGGCGCTGGGGCCAAGATGGTTTCATTGTCTTCGACGTCTGCGTGGGTCCTCCTCACGAATGGAGGTTTAGCTGTAAGAACTGATATTTCTCCATTGGAACCTTGTGGAAAGCATTGGAAATATATCACAG attGTGACGTCACATACAAACATGTATCATGCAAGGATCAAGAGGTTTGGGCGGTGCGATCTGACGGCTCTCTGCATAGAAGACTTGGTCTCACCACAGACAACGTATTAGGAGTAGCTTGGCAACTTATTTTGAATGTTCCTTGTGTTTATGTATCCGTAAGAGGCTCGTAG
- the LOC125052861 gene encoding tectonin beta-propeller repeat-containing protein isoform X2, with protein sequence MSSNSLLFSINNEGKVYALPTNGSCWREFMYLGLEFKTLSAVPHFLWAVGGDRQIYLHVHGLEIPIRVKEESYENERWLPLEGFSGRLLPTDRYHFSSQDGTKDRSIDCIRLPSMAWQWEGDWQLELTLDGQPLDHDGWSYAVDFPAQFGPVKQWKSCVRRRKWIRYRKFSAMNSWCAIAPLHKDPTQEPFIDVSIGGNQIPYAAPGTLAVWAITAQGRVMYRAGVSTTSPEGLKWINVSIPPNCDIKQISVGPSGLVWALLWSGRAIVRKGISKDCPTGEAWLEVKSPNETKLTVVSVGRNVVWAVSADTRVWFRKGIDGNASGCSEMAAMGNGWLEINGNMVHISVGINDQVFAIGGSNKSVYWRSGINANELTGKRWRMVQANMQVSRTSSATSIVSSASNQKHQSLSLLNENTPELKSNINLRNSWEESHSAPIENTLPLKPSKELKQKISMNVENMDMTGKSYETTLKNPRAWSPVRSVGSVVGMEAQPDSDSSVFDLDSGMFFDEEVSQTAWGTCDVAWSFVAAGACSLDSVQPPHWFSDSQNVHNTDIVAKWRLQILDELKTRNNSLSIDVTKFGIAIEEKGWTRSCESRIVNYNNTSEDCIISLYWHASENTGTLSVFQPDGTIKFIFNLSEVTSITSCSEPGSPRVSLTIPNQSSQILKIQFISEMEQEEWLNVLVDIISQIYGHSGRPSESSVWVVTNSGDVLNWDPAPALLTAEKSAGNYTKEFQLFGKDIQKGYTCMLYNNFPPGSTLKVAGCLFDDINRFHINLQGPEIVKQTHKIETEVTEIPFHLNMRFEEGAVVCNTKKSGHWGPEERYQLPLIPGQEFTIKILCDTAGFTVTVNDKHFCFFKHRLSPENITSVNIFGPLKLFNMEYSSTSIIIGPDEMFWKMIGGYLRKVECCANNIVWGLSHDHRAWVYTGGWGGGPLKGLGSTDGIHAMTDTQTYCIYENQRWNPLSGYTSTGLPTDRYMWSDITGKHKRTREHTKLLNRHWHWISEWMIDYNTPGGVDSDGWQYATDFPAPYHGKKIFTDCVRRRRWYRKAQINTEGPWIRAGSTALLDLSLWGNHWEHINSPQALVAISVCNNIIWVVGRKAELYYRDGITKENPAGTSWRLIEAPKGSIGGSHKSGAGAKMVSLSSTSAWVLLTNGGLAVRTDISPLEPCGKHWKYITDCDVTYKHVSCKDQEVWAVRSDGSLHRRLGLTTDNVLGVAWQLILNVPCVYVSVRGS encoded by the exons ATGTCGAGCAACTCCCTTTTATTTTCCATAAATAATGAGGGAAAGGTATATGCTCTTCCTACTAATGGATCCTGTTGGAGAGAATTCATGTATTTAGGTTTGGAGTTCAAAACGCTATCAGCTGTGCCCCATTTTTTATGGGCTGTAGGAGGTGATCggcaaatatatttacatgttCATGGCTTAGAGATTCCAATAAGAGTCAAAGAAGAGTCATATGAAAATGAGCGTTGGCTGCCCTTGGAGGGATTTAGTGGCCGGCTATTGCCTACAGATCGCTATCACTTTTCGTCTCAAGATGGTACAAAAGACAGATCTATTGACTGTATTCGATTACCATCAATGGCTTGGCAATGGGAAGGAGATTGGCAATTGGAGTTAACCTTAGATGGTCAGCCTCTAGATCATGATGGGTGGAGTTATGCTGTCGACTTTCCTGCTCAATTTGGACCAGTTAAGCAATGGAAGTCTTGTGTCCGCAGGCGAAAATGGATAAGGTACAGAAAGTTTAGTGCTATGAATTCTTGGTGTGCAATAGCACCATTACACAAAGATCCAACTCAGGAACCTTTCATTGATGTGAGTATTGGTGGTAATCAAATACCCTATGCTGCCCCTGGCACTCTCGCTGTTTGGGCCATAACTGCTCAAGGTAGAGTTATGTACAGAGCAGGAGTAAGTACTACCTCACCAGAAGGATTAAAATGGATAAATGTAAGTATTCCACCAAACTgtgatataaaacaaatttctgTAGGCCCATCTGGCTTAGTTTGGGCTTTGTTATGGTCTGGCAGAGCAATAGTACGTAAAGGTATTAGCAAAGATTGTCCAACAGGTGAAGCTTGGTTAGAAGTGAAATCACCTAATGAGACAAAGTTAACTGTTGTGTCTGTTGGACGAAATGTTGTGTGGGCAGTAAGTGCGGACACAAGAGTATGGTTTAGGAAAGGAATAGATGGAAATGCTTCAGGATGTTCAGAAATGGCTGCTATGGGTAATGGGTGGTTAGAAATAAATGGAAATATGGTACACATTTCAGTGGGAATAAATGACCAAGTATTTGCAATTGGAGGATCAAACAAAAGTGTTTATTGGAGAAGTGGAATTAATGCTAATGAGCTGACAGGCAAGAGATGGAGAATGGTGCAAGCCAATATGCAAGTTAGTCGAACATCAAGTGCTACTAGTATAGTGTCTTCAGCATCAAATCAGAAACACCAAAGTTTAAGTTTACTTAATGAAAACACTCCAGAACTGAAGTCCAATATAAATTTACGGAATTCATGGGAGGAATCACACTCTGCCCCAATAGAAAATACCCTACCTCTTAAACCCTCAAAGgaattaaagcaaaaaattagCATGAATGTAGAAAATATGGATATGACCGGTAAAAGTTACGAGACTACCTTAAAAAATCCTAGAGCTTGGAGCCCAGTTCGAAGTGTGGGCTCCGTTGTTGGAATGGAGGCACAACCAGACAGTGACAGTAGTGTTTTTGACCTTGATTCTGGGATGTTTTTTGATGAAGAAGTCAGCCAAACTGCATGGGGAACCTGTGATGTGGCTTGGAGTTTTGTTGCAGCTGGTGCATGCTCTCTTGATTCAGTACAACCACCTCATTGGTTCAGTGATTCTCAAAATGTACATAATACTGACATAGTAGCTAAATGGAGATTGCAAATATTAGATGAATTAAAAACTAGAAATAACAGTTTAAGTATAGATGTTACCAAATTTGGTATAGCTATTGAAGAAAAAGGTTGGACCCGTAGTTGTGAGTCAAGAATAGTTAACTATAATAACACTAGTGAGGATTGTATAATATCTCTTTATTGGCATGCTTCTGAAAATACGGGAACACTGTCAGTTTTCCAACCTGATGgtactattaaatttatatttaatctcAGTGAAGTAACTAGTATTACATCTTGTTCTGAACCAGGTAGTCCTCGAGTTTCTCTAACAATACCCAACCAAAGCagtcaaatattaaaaattcaatttatctCAGAAATGGAACAAGAAGAATGGCTCAATGTATTAGTAGATATTATATCTCAGATTTATGGACACTCAGGAAGACCATCAGAAAGTTCAGTGTGGGTAGTTACAAATTCAGGAGATGTATTGAACTGGGATCCTGCTCCAGCACTTTTAACCGCTGAAAAAAGTGCTGGTAATTATACAAAAGAATTTCAGCTGTTTGGTAAAGACATACAAAAGGGATACACATGTATGTTGTACAATAATTTTCCTCCTGGTAGTACTTTAAAAGTCGCAGGTTGTTTGTTTGACGACATTAAcagatttcatataaatttacaagGTCCAGAAATAGTAAAGCAGACACATAAAATTGAAACTGAAGTAACTGAAATTCCATTCCATTTAAACATGCGATTTGAAGAGGGTGCTGTTGTTTGCAACACAAAAAAATCTGGTCACTGGGGACCAGAAGAACGGTATCAACTTCCTTTAATTCCTGGTCAAGAATTTACCATAAAGATTTTATGTGATACAGCTGGATTTACTGTCACTGTGAATgataaacatttttgtttctttaaacaTAGATTAAGCCCTGAAAACATAACAtctgttaatatttttggtcCTTTGAAATTGTTCAATATGGAATATTCTTCAACAAGTATCATTATTGGCCCTGACGAAATGTTTTGGAAAATGATTGGTGGCTATTTAAGAAAAGTAGAATGTTGtgcaaataatattgtttgggGACTATCTCATGATCATAGAGCATGGGTGTATACGGGCGGTTGGGGTGGTGGACCCTTAAAAG GCCTTGGTAGTACAGATGGAATACACGCTATGACAGACACGCaaacatattgtatatatgAAAATCAGAGGTGGAATCCTTTATCTGGGTACACTTCTACGGGCCTACCGACTGATCGCTACATGTGGAGTGACATAACAGGCAAACATAAACGAACCAGGGAGCACACGAAATTGTTAAATCGTCACTGGCATTGG ATTTCAGAATGGATGATAGACTACAACACACCAGGTGGGGTTGATAGTGATGGATGGCAATATGCCACAGATTTTCCGGCGCCCTATCACGGGAAGAAAATCTTTACAGATTGTGTACGACGACGCCGTTGGTATAGAAAGGCACAAATTAATACAGAAGGCCCTTGGATTCGCGCTGGATCCACTGCATTACTAGATTTATCACTGTGG GGGAATCATTGGGAACACATCAACAGCCCACAGGCTCTAGTCGCTATAAGTGTTTGCAACAACATTATTTGGGTGGTGGGGAGGAAAGCAGAACTTTACTATAGAGATGGAATCACCAAAGAGAACCCCGCAGGAACAAGTTGGAGGCTTATAGAAGCACCTAAGGGCAGTATTGGGGGTAGTCATAAATCGGGCGCTGGGGCCAAGATGGTTTCATTGTCTTCGACGTCTGCGTGGGTCCTCCTCACGAATGGAGGTTTAGCTGTAAGAACTGATATTTCTCCATTGGAACCTTGTGGAAAGCATTGGAAATATATCACAG attGTGACGTCACATACAAACATGTATCATGCAAGGATCAAGAGGTTTGGGCGGTGCGATCTGACGGCTCTCTGCATAGAAGACTTGGTCTCACCACAGACAACGTATTAGGAGTAGCTTGGCAACTTATTTTGAATGTTCCTTGTGTTTATGTATCCGTAAGAGGCTCGTAG
- the LOC125052863 gene encoding mpv17-like protein translates to MSYLSKFAKNIKHPLLRGMASYGVIWPISSFIQQTFEGRSFEDHSYDWWRCARFGFYGSCYVAPTLYIWFSIASAVWPGSTLKSAVIKTCIETITYTPFAMCSFYFGMSLLEGKSVEDAVAEVKAKFWPTYKVGASVWPVVAVTNFWLIPPANRVPFISVCSLIWTCFLAYMKHLDKENVPQSFKHRSV, encoded by the exons ATGAGTTATCTGAGTAAATTTGCGAAAAACATTAAGCATCCTCTTTTAAGGGGAATGGCTTCTTATGGAGTGATATGGCCTATTTCAAGTTTCATTCAACAAACTTTCGAAGGAAGGAGTTttg aaGACCATTCTTATGATTGGTGGAGATGTGCTCGTTTTGGATTTTATGGATCATGCTATGTTGCTCCCACCTTGTATATTTGGTTTTCAATTGCAAGTGCTGTGTGGCCAGGAAGTACATTGAAGTCTGCTGTGATAAAG ACTTGTATTGAAACAATAACCTACACACCATTTGCAATGTGCAGCTTTTACTTTGGAATGAGCTTATTAGAGGGTAAATCAGTGGAAGATGCAGTTGCAGAAGTTAAAGCAAAGTTTTGGCCCACATATAAG GTAGGAGCCTCAGTGTGGCCTGTTGTAGCAGTAACAAACTTTTGGCTAATCCCTCCAGCAAACAGAGTTCCTTTCATAAGTGTTTGTAGTCTTATATGGACATGTTTCTTAGCTTATATGAAACATTTAGACAAAGAAAATGTGCCTCAAAGTTTTAAACATAGATCTGTTTAA